The following is a genomic window from Candidatus Methylomirabilota bacterium.
GCTCGGCGATCCCGCCGCGATCGCCGAGGCGGTCGCGCTGCTGACGCGCGCCGAGCGCCCGCTGCTCGTCGGCGGGAGCGGCGTGTGGTGGTCGGACGCCGCAGCCGCGTTCCGGACCTTCGTCGAGGCGACCGGCATCCCCTTCTACACGACGCCGATCTCGCGCGGGACCGTCCCGGAGGACCACGAGCTGGCCTTCCTGAACGCGCGCGCCAAGGCCTTCGCGGAGGCCGACGTGCTCCTCGCGGTCGGCACCCGCTTCAACTACGTCATCCAGTTCGGCCGTGCGCCGCGGTTCGCGGCGGACCTCAAGGTGATCCAGGTGGACCTGGACCCGCGCGAGATCGGCCACAATCGGGCGGTGGACGTCCCGATCGTCGGCGACGCCCGCGCGGTCCTCGAGCAGCTCGCCGCGGAGGCGCGCGGCCGGATCGACCGCGGCCGGTATGCCGCGTGGGTGTCGAAGCTCCGGGCGCTCGACCGCGAGAAGGCGGCCGAGATGGACAAGCAGATGAGCACGGACCAGACGCCGATCCACCCGCTCCGGCTCTGCAAGGAGGTCCGCGACTTCCTCCGGCGCGACGCGATCCTCGTCGTGGACGGCCAGGAGATCCTCAACTACGGGCGCCAGTCGATCCCGACCTTCGTGCCGGGGCACCGGCTGAACTCGGGCCCGTTCGGCTGCATGGGCGTGGGGCTGCCGTTCGGCATGGGCGCGAAGGTCGCGCGTCCCGACGCGCAGGTGGTCGTGCTCCACGGCGACGGCTCGTACGGGCTCAACGCGACGGAGATCGACACGGCGGTCCGCCACCGGGTGCCCGTCCTCGTCGTGATCAGCAACAACGGCGGCTGGACCGCCGACCCGCAGGGGACCAAGCCCGGGCGCAACCTCGGCTACACGCGCTACGACAAGGTCGCGCAGGACTTCGGCGCCCACGGCGAATTCGTCGAGAAGCCGCACGAGATCCGGCCGGCCCTCGAGCGCGCGTGGGCCTCGGGCAAGCCCGCCGTCGTCAACGTCGTGACCGACTTCAAGGCGCGCGCGCAGACGATCCGCTTCTCGGCGTATACCACGTAGGGAGACGGCATGGGCAAGGCCCTCGACGGGATCGTCGTCCTCGACCTCACGCAGTACGAGGCGGGACCGAGCTGCACGGAGATGCTGGCGTGGCTCGGCGCCGACGTCATCAAGATCGAGCCGCGGGGCGGCGAGCCGGGGCGGCGCGCGCTCTCCGAGCGGCCCGACACGGACGCGTGGTTCTTCCTGCTGCTCAACGCCAACAAGAGGAGCGTGACGCTCGACCTCAAGGCCGCGCGCGGGCGCGCGCTCTTCGAGCGTATGGTGGGCCGCGCCGACGTCGTCGTCGAGAACTTCGGGCCGGGCGCGATCGAGCGCCTGGGCTTCGGCTGGGAGACGCTCCGCCGGCTCAATCCGCGGATCATCTTCGCGTCGGTGAAGGGCTTCGGCAGCACCGGGCCCACCGCGGAGTACAAGAGCTTCGAGTGGATCGCGCAGGCGATGGGCGGCGCGATGAGCCTCACGGGCATGCCCGACGGCCCGCCGCTCCGCGCGGAGGCGGGGCTCGGCGACACGGGCGCGGGGCTCCACTCCGCGATCGGCATCCTCGCCGCGCTCGTGCAGCGCCAGAAGACGGGCGAGGGCCAGCGCATCGAGGTCGCGCAGCAGGACGCCGTGCTGAACCTGCTCCGCATCCACCTGCGCGAGCACTACACGACGGGCAAGCCGGTCCCGCGGCGCGGGAACCGATCGCCCGCCGCCGGGCCCTCCAACCTCTATCGCTGCCGTCCCTTCGGTCCGAACGACTACGTCTTCATCCACGTGGGGACGCTCGAGATGTGGCGGACGCTCACGCGGATCCTCGGGCGCCCGGAGCTCGGCGACGACCCGCGCTTCGCCGACCGCCAGGCGCGCGCCGACAGCGCCGAGGAGCTCGACCCGCTCGTCGAGGCGTGGACGGAGAAGCGGACGAAGCAGGAGGCGATGGAGATCCTGGCGGGGGCCGGCATCCCGTGCGGGGCCGTCCTCGACTCCGGCGAGGTCCTCGGCGACCCGTCACTCCGCGCGAGCGGCATGGTGGTCGAGCTCGAGCACCCGATGCGCGGCCGGTTCGCGATGCCCGGCAACCCCGTGCACCTCTCGGCCTCGCCCACGACCGTCACGCGCGCCCCGCTGCTCGGCGAGCACAACGCCGAGGTCTACGGCGCGTGGCTCGGCTGCGACGCCGAGGAGCTCCGGCGCCTCGAGAAGGACGGGGTCATCTGAAAGGGGATTCCATGCGCACGTACCACGACATCCGACTGAGCGACCGCGCGATCACGACGCGCGAGCTCCACGGCGAGGCGATCGTCAAGGCGGGCCGCTACCTGATTGCCCGGACGCTGGTCGACCTGGGCGCGGCCACCGTCGATCCGCTCGGCCCGGCGAACCCGCTGATCTTCTCGGCCGGGCCGTTCGCCGGTACCAGCTTCTCCAACGCCAACCGCACGAGCGTCGGCTGCAAGAGCCCGCTCACCGGCGGCATCAAGGAGGCGAACGGCGGCGGGACCTTCGCCTACGGCCTGGGCCAGCTCAGGATCGCCGGTCTCACGCTCCTCGACGCCTCGCCCGACTGGGTCGTCCTCCACGTGAAGAAGGACGGCGGCGTCGATTTCGACGATGCGCGGCCGTACCTCGGCAAGGGCAACTTCGAGGCGGCCGCGAGGCTCAAGGCGGCGTACGGAAAGAAGATCGCGTTCGCGCTCTGCGGCCCGGTGGGCGAGTACCTCGGGCTCATCGCGGGCATCGCGTACACCGACAAGGACGGCCGGCCCTCGCGCCTGTCGGCGCGCGGCGGCGTGGGCGCGGTGATGGGCAGCAAGAAGGTCAAGGCGATCGTG
Proteins encoded in this region:
- a CDS encoding thiamine pyrophosphate-dependent enzyme codes for the protein LGDPAAIAEAVALLTRAERPLLVGGSGVWWSDAAAAFRTFVEATGIPFYTTPISRGTVPEDHELAFLNARAKAFAEADVLLAVGTRFNYVIQFGRAPRFAADLKVIQVDLDPREIGHNRAVDVPIVGDARAVLEQLAAEARGRIDRGRYAAWVSKLRALDREKAAEMDKQMSTDQTPIHPLRLCKEVRDFLRRDAILVVDGQEILNYGRQSIPTFVPGHRLNSGPFGCMGVGLPFGMGAKVARPDAQVVVLHGDGSYGLNATEIDTAVRHRVPVLVVISNNGGWTADPQGTKPGRNLGYTRYDKVAQDFGAHGEFVEKPHEIRPALERAWASGKPAVVNVVTDFKARAQTIRFSAYTT
- a CDS encoding formyl-CoA transferase translates to MGKALDGIVVLDLTQYEAGPSCTEMLAWLGADVIKIEPRGGEPGRRALSERPDTDAWFFLLLNANKRSVTLDLKAARGRALFERMVGRADVVVENFGPGAIERLGFGWETLRRLNPRIIFASVKGFGSTGPTAEYKSFEWIAQAMGGAMSLTGMPDGPPLRAEAGLGDTGAGLHSAIGILAALVQRQKTGEGQRIEVAQQDAVLNLLRIHLREHYTTGKPVPRRGNRSPAAGPSNLYRCRPFGPNDYVFIHVGTLEMWRTLTRILGRPELGDDPRFADRQARADSAEELDPLVEAWTEKRTKQEAMEILAGAGIPCGAVLDSGEVLGDPSLRASGMVVELEHPMRGRFAMPGNPVHLSASPTTVTRAPLLGEHNAEVYGAWLGCDAEELRRLEKDGVI